The window AAAAATTAAGGGATATATTTCTTCACTAATTATTTGGAATATTTTCTATATTCTGGCAAAGTATACAAATGAGAAATCTGCTAGAGGATTAATTAAAGAATTCAAAACTATTATAGAAATAATTCCAATTGATGAAAAAATAATCGATCTTGGATTAAATTCTACAATAAAAGATTTTGAAGATTCAATTCAATACTTTGCAGCAAAATCAAAAAAGATTAAATACATTATCACTAGAAATAAAAAAGATTATCCCAATGGAGAAATTAAACCTTTAAGTCCGAAAGAATTTCTTACAATTTTTAAAGAATAAGATTGGGAATCCTTTTTCGACTTGTCTCCAGCGCATAACAGCATGGAAACGCTGCGCTTCGGCACAAGGCCTCGCTTGGGCTACGCCACATTTCCCTTCTGTCACTCGTTTGCATCCGCAAACTCCGTGCCAGTCCCTAACGTCCCGTTGGGACTCAGGGTCGGGAAACGTCGTCTCCACTAGTTCGTTATGCGATATTGCAAAATTAACTTAACTCTAATCACATGAATCAAAAAATTAAAATCGAAGAAATAGTTTCAGAATTAACATTTGAATTAATTAATACGTTGAAAACAAAATCTTTAAAAAAATGGACGCAACC of the Leptospira biflexa serovar Patoc strain 'Patoc 1 (Paris)' genome contains:
- a CDS encoding type II toxin-antitoxin system VapC family toxin, which gives rise to MIQNVYLDSDVIIDYLYAREPFFQESVELISLIENKKIKGYISSLIIWNIFYILAKYTNEKSARGLIKEFKTIIEIIPIDEKIIDLGLNSTIKDFEDSIQYFAAKSKKIKYIITRNKKDYPNGEIKPLSPKEFLTIFKE